GATCGGCTACCTGCCCGGCGACTTCACCGGGTACGCCGACCAGTCCGGTCGCCGCTTCCTGCGCCTCGTCACGGACCTGCGCGGCGGGGTCGACCCGTCGTTCGTCGCCGAGCTCGCCGCGCGGCTCGAGGTCGACCTCGACCGTCGGATCGGCACGCTCTCCCGGGGCAATCGCCAGAAGATCGGCATCATCCAGGCCTTCATGCATCAGGCCCCCCTGCTCCTGCTCGACGAGCCGACGAGCGGCCTGGACCCGCTGATGCAGCGGGAGTTCCACCTGCTGCTCCGCGAGGCGAGGGACCGCGGCCAGACGGCGCTGTTGAGTTCGCACGTGCTCTCCGAGGTCGCCGAGGTCGCCGACGACGTCGCCATCCTCCGCGAGGGCACACTGCTCGACCTGCGCTCGATGGCGGAGCTGCGCTCCGGTCTGACCCGACGGGTCGATCTCCGGTTCGCTGACGACGTTCCTGCGACCACGATCCGGCAGGTCGCCGGCGTCCGCAACCTGGACGTACGTGGTCCGACCGCACGGCTCGACCTCGCCGGAGAGGCGGCCGGACTGCTCCGGGCCGTCCTGCCCCACGATCTGCGCGACGTGCACATCCACGACACGGACCTTGCCGATGTCTTCCTCGGCTACTACACGAAGGAGGCCCCTCGTGCTCACGATCTGCCGCAAGGCGCTGTGGGACCAGCGACGCACGCTGCCCGCCTGGGCTAGTGGCCTCGTCCTCTCGATCGTCCTCGAAGCGGCGATGTGGCCGTCGATCTCGTCGATGTCCTCCCTCGACGCCTACCTGACCGAGTTCCCCGACGCGCTCAAGGACATGTTCGCGATCGACCAGATGTCGACCGGCACCGGCTTCCTCAACGCCGAGCTGTTCTCCTTGATGCTGCCCCTGTTGTTCGTGATCTTCGGGATCCTGCGCGGTGCGCGCGGCATCGCCGGCGAGGAGGAGGCCGGCACGCTCGACCTGCTGCTGGTGACACCCCTGTCCACCACGCGGCTGCTTCTCGGCGAGGCCCTCGCCCTCACCGTGGCGGTGGTGGCGCTCGGCGTCGCCACGGTCGGCGGCACCCTGGCCGGCAGCGCTCTGTTCGACCTGGGAATCCCGGCGCGCTCGGCCGTCGCGGGCGCGAGCGCGTGCACGTTGCTGGGGCTGGTGCACGGTCTCCTGGCCCTGACGGCCGGCGCGATGCTGGGCCGGAGGGGGGCCGCCATCGGCGTGGCGACGACGGCCGCGCTGGCGGCGTACGTCTTGTACGTGGGCGGACTCTTCGTCGACGGGCTGTCCGATGTCCGTGTCATCTCCCCCTTCCACCAGGCGCTGCACGCAGGTCCACTCGCCAGCGCCTTCCCCGCGTCCTTCCTGTCGCTCGTGCTGGCGTCGGTCGGCCTGGTCGTACTTGCCCTCCCCCTCTGGGCACGGCGGGACATCGGCGCGCATCGCTGAAGAGGTCGGCGAGCCGGATCAGGACGCGTAGCCCGTGCCACCGGGACCTTCGGCCCTGTCCGTACCCGCACTGATGACGGACCCTCGGGGCATGGCACCAGAGACGGGCTCCGACCGCTTCACGCAGTCGACGGTTCCCGACGTCGGGCCCGGCGAGGAGAATGAGGAACCATCACCGATCCGCGTCTTCCTCGTCGACGACCACGAGGTGGTACGTCGCGGGCTGCGCGACCTGCTCGAGGCCACCGGAGAGTTCGAGATCGTCGGCGAGAGCGGCACGGCCGCCCGGGCGACCTCGATCATCCCGGCGTTGCGTCCCGACGTCGCCGTGCTCGACGGGCGTCTTCCCGACGGCACCGGGATGGAGGTCTGCCGCGACGTGAGGTCCGTCGACCCCACCATCCAGGCGCTGATCCTCACCTCCTACGACGACGATGACGCCCTTTTCACCGCGATCCTCGCGGGCGCAGCCGGCTACGTCCTCAAACAGGCGTCCAGCGACGCTCTGGTCGACGCGGTACGGCTCGTCGCCGGCGGCCGGTGCCTGATCGACCCGGCGCTGACCGCGCGCGTGCTCGACCGCGTGCGCAGACCCGGCCACGAGCGCGACACGCTGGCCGGCATCACCGACCGGGAGCAGGACATCCTCGAGCTCATCGCGGACGGCCTGACCAACCGGCAGATCGGCGAGAGGCTGTGCCTCGCCGAGAAGACCGTCAAGAACTACGTCTCGACCCTGCTGGGCAAGCTGGGGCTCGAACGACGCACCCAGGCCGCGGTCCTCGCCACCCGCCTCCGTCGTTGAAGCCGGCAGCATCACGCGGCTGCGGCTCCCTCCTGCTCGGGCAGGAGGGAGCCGCAGCCGCGACCTTCAGGATGCGAACGGCGCGTCCTGCGTTCCGCGGGTGATCGCGATGTGGACGGGTGCGGTCTCCGGCTCGGCCATCGGCATCGACACGGTCAGCACACCGGCGTCGTAGGACGCCGTGACGTCCTCGGCGCGGCATCCGTGGGGCAGTCGCAGACGGCGGGTGAACGAGCCGTAGTGCATCTCCGAGCGGTACTTGTCGTGCTCCTCGCCGTGCCGCTCACCGTGGATCGTCAGCGAGTCGTCCGCGATGCTCACCTCGACGTCCTTGTCGGGGTCGATGCCGGGCAGGTCAGCGCGCACGACGTAGCGCCCGTCGGCGACGTACTCCTCCACCGGGATGTAGCTGTCGTTCCAGACCGCACGGAACGGGCCTGTCGTCTCCAGCCAGTCGAACACGTCCGTGAGAGGGGTGAAGGTTCCCCTGCGAGCGAGTTGGGTCATCGTCTCCATGTCCTTTCTCTGGATCCCCCGCTCGGGAGGCGGGGCGTGCCTCCATCGTGGAGCGCCGCACGGCGACGCAGAGCGGCCTTTGGTCCCCGCCCGTGCGGACGAACGACCCGAGTTATGCCGACGACGACGAGCCCATGGCCGCACGACACCCTTCGTGACCTTGGTCCCGGCGGATCCCGTCCCCTCGCCTCTGCCGGCGCGAGGCCCTCGGGAGTGGGATCGAGACAGGCAGCCGCACAGCGACGCGAAGGAGAGGTTCAGGGCGATGCGCCACCGAACGACGGCGGAGAGACTGGCCCGCAGGCTCGGGCTCGAGCGCGACCCACTGCGACGACACCGCGACCTCCCCGGGGCCGGCGCCCCAGTAGCGGCCGCGCCTCTGCGCGCCTTCGCCGTGCCCGTCTCCGTCAGCACCGGCACACTGGCACCGGAGCACACGACCGCGGTCGCAGCACACCAGACGGCGACGCGGGTCGTCCGGACGAGCGGACCGGGCCAGCGGGTGGAGACCACCGTCCTGGTACCGGCCGCCCTGAGCCTGGCGCTGCTCCGCGCGCTGCGCTGGGCACTCGACCGCGCTCGCTACCGCGCCGGGGAGTCCGAGTGGGCCCGGGGCGACACCGCACGACGGTGGAGAGGACGATGAGCACAAGGACCACGGCCACCAAGGCGACCAGTTTCGTCCGCCCGTTCACCGACATCTGCCTGTCCGACATCGCCGAGGTCGGTGGCAAGAACGCCGGCATCGGCGAACTGCACCGGATCCTGGTCGACACCACGGTGCGGGTCCCGGACGGCTTCGCCGTGACTGCCGATGCCTACCGCCACACACTGACGCGCGCCGGGCTGTGGCAGCCCCTCTCGGACATCTTCGCGGACCTCGACCTCGACACCCCCGACGACCTCGCACGCCGTGCGGAGCGTGCGCGGGGCCTCGTCGGCGGGGCCGACCTGCCCGACGACCTCCTCCAGCAGATCCGGACCGCCTACCGGGAGCTGGAGGAGCTCCACGGCCCCGGTGTCGCTGTCGCGGTCCGCAGCAGCGCCACGGCGGAGGACCTCCCCGAGGCGAGCTTCGCAGGTCAGCATGACTCGTACCTCCAGGTGACCGGCTCGGCCGAGGTCATCGCCGCAGTACGACGCTGCTTCGCCAGCGCGTTCACCGCACGCGGGGTCCACTACCGCGCTCGACACGGCTACGGCCAGCTCGACGTCGCACTCTCCGTCGGCGTCATGACGATGATCGACTCCGAGTCCTCGGGCGTCGCCTTCACCCTCGATCCCGACTCCGGGCACCGAGGAGTCGTCCTGGTCTCCTCGTCGTGGGGCATCGGCGAGAACGTCGTCCAGGGCAGGGTGGACCCCGACGAGTTCCACGTCCACAAGGCGAGCTACGAGGCCGGCTTCCGGTCCGTGCTGCACCGCAGGCTCGGTGGCAAGGAGATACGCACGGTCGTCGGTCCGAACGGGCTGCACGACGAGCACACCCCCGAGCCGGACCGTCGACGGTTCAGTCTGGCCGACGAGGACGTCCTCGACCTCGCTGGTGCCGCTCTCGCCATCGAGCGGCACGTCGGTCGCCCGATGGACGTCGAGTGGGCCAGGGACGAGGCCCACCGGCAGATGTACGTCGTCCAGGCCCGACCTGCCACGGGCACGGCCTCTCGCGACCAGGCGGTCCTCGAGCGCTTCGAGGTGCTCTCCCCCGGGCCCGTCCTCGTCTCCGGGCGAGCGGTCGGGAGCCGGGTCGCGACGGGCCGGGTCCGAATCGTCCGCTCCACCGACGACCTGGCCGCCTTCCGTCCGGGCGAGGTCCTGGTCGCCGGCACGACCACACCCGACTGGGAACCGGTGATGAAGACCGCCGCCGCCGTGGTCACCGACCGCGGCGGACGGACCTGCCACGCGGCCATCATCGCGCGTGAGCTCGGCCTCCCTGCCGTGGTCGGGTGCGGTGAGGCGAGCGCTCTCCTCCGCGACGGCGACGAGGTCACCGTGTCCTGTGCCGGTGGTGAGACCGGCCAGGTCCTCGAGGGCGCCGCCGACGTCCGGATCGAGCACGTGCGCCTCGACGAGCTGCCACACCCCCGCACCCGGATGATGGTGAACCTGGGCAACCCGTCACTCGCCCTCGCGACCTCGCTGCTGCCGTGCGACGGCGTCGGCCTCGCCCGGACCGAGTTCATCTTCAGCACATCGGTACGGGTGCACCCGCTCGCCGCGCTGCACCCGGAGCGGGTGACCGACCACGACGAACGGGCGCGGGTCGAGGAGCTGGTGGGGCCTGACGGTGGGTCGTACGTCGTTCAACGCCTCGCGGAGGGGGTGGGCATGATCGCCGCCGCCTTCCACCCGCGACCGGTCGTCGTACGTCTCTCGGACTTCAAGACCAACGAGTACGCAGACCTGCTCGGCGGCGCGGACTTCGAGCCCAGTGAGGAGAACCCCATGCTCGGGTTCCGCGGCGCGTCCCGCTACGCCCACCCGGCCTACGCCGAGGGCTTCGCGCTCGAGTGCGAGGCGATGCGGCGGGTCCGCGACGAGATGGGCCTGACGAACGTCGTCCTGATGCTCCCGTTCGTGCGGCGGCTGGCCGAGGCGGACCTCGTCCTCTCGCGGATGGCCGAACTCGGGCTGGCGCGGGGACGCAACGGGCTCGAGGTCTACGCGATGTGCGAGATCCCCAACAACGTGGTGCTCGTCGACGACTTCGCCCGCCGCTTCGACGGTCTGTCGATCGGCTCCAACGACCTGACCCAGCTCACCCTCGGCGTGGACCGGGACAGCGACGTGGTCGCCTTCGACTACGACGAGCGGGACCCCGGCGTGCTGCGGATGATCGAGCTGGCCGTCGACGGGTGCCGCCGCAACGGCATCCACTCCGGGATCTGCGGCCAGGCTCCGTCCGACCACCCCGACCTGGCGGCCCGCCTGGTCCGTGCCGGGATCGACTCGATCAGCCTCAGCCCCGACAGCCTGCTGCCGATGCTCCGGGGCGTCCACGACGCGGAGGAGGCGATGGCCGCCGCGGCGGTACCGACTGCCGGATCCCCCAGGGTGTGGGAGCCATGGTGTGCCGCGAAGGAGACCCATTCCGGTGCTGTGGTCCTCCTCGGCGACCTCGCGTTCAAGGTCAAAAAACCGGTGCGGCTCGACTTCCTCGACTTCGGCGACCGGGAGAGCCGGCAGCGGATCTGCGAGCGTGAGGTCGAGTTGAACCGCCGTCTGTCGCCCGACGTGTATCTCGGTGTGGGCTCGCTGTCCGCCCCCGGCGAGGGTGCCGAGCCGGCCGTGGTGATGCGCCGGCTGCCCGAGGAGCGCCGCCTCGGGCATCTGGTGAGAAGTGGCCAGGACGTGGGCGACGAGGTGCGGGCGATCGCCCATCAGGTCGCCGCCTTCCATGCCCGCGCCCGGACCGGGCCCGAGATCGCGCGCGAAGGGACCCGGGAGGCTCTCAGCGGCCGTTGGGAAGCCAACATCGCCCGCGCCGGCGCCACCGGACACCCGGCGCTGTCGGCGACATCGCTGGCGGAGCTCTCGGTCCTGGTCAGCCGCTTCCTCGCGGGCCGCGCGGACCTGTTCGCCGACCGCCTGCGGCGAGGTGCCGTGGTCGACGGGCACGGCGACCTCACCGCCGACGACGTCTTCTGCCTCGACGACGGCCCGCGGCTCCTCGACTGCCTCGAGTTCGACGACCGACTCCGCTACGTCGACCGGCTCGACGACATCGCGTTCCTCGCCATGGGGCTGGACGAGCTCGGCGCCCCCGACGCCGCCCGGCTGCTCGTCGACACCTGGGCGGCGGCCCTCGACGATCCCGCGCCTCCTTCTCTCCTCCACCACTTCATCGCCTACCGCGCCTTCGTCCGCGCCGAGGTCGGTGCCCTGCGCGGAGCACAGCACGGGGCCGACGTCGAGTCCTACCTCGCCACCGCGCTCACCCACCTACGGGCCGGTGCGGTGAAGCTCGTCCTCCTGGGCGGCCCCCCTGCGTCCGGCAAGTCCACGCTGGCCGGGTCCGTCGCCGACCGGCTCGGCATGGCGGTGTTGTCGACCGACCGCATCCGCAAGGAGATCGCCGGACTCGACCCCGCGACCCACGCCCCCGCCTCGTTCGGCTCGGGGATCTACACAGCGGAGCACACGCGAGCGACGTACGACGCAATGCTCGACCGGGCCGAACGACTCCTCGCGCGCGGTGAGTCGGTGGTCCTCGACGGCACCTGGGCCCGCGCCGCGCAGCGCGCAGGAGCCGCCGAACTGGCCGCACGAAGCGCGGCCGACCTCGTCGAGCTGCGGTGCGAGATCGACGAGGCGACCGCCCGGCGACGCCTCGTCACCCGCGACTCCATCTCCGACGCCGACGAGCACGTCGCAGCACGGATGCGCGCCGATGCAGACCCCTGGCCGACCAGCGACCGGGTCGACACCGGCACCGACCTGGCCGCTTCCACCGACCAGGCGTGTCACCTGGTCCGCCCCGACTCCCCGCCCCCTGCGCTGCCGGTCGGTGCGCGTCCCCCGTCGTGAGCCCGGCGGAGGTCCCCCACGGCGCCGTGGTGGTGGCGGTCGACGGCGGCCGCCCGGCGGCCGCCGCTCGGGCATGGGCGACCGCGGCGGCGACGAAGGAGCGTCGCCCCCTCGTGGTGACGCGGTCCCGGCTCCCGGCGCGGGCGCTGGACAGCCTGTCCGCACGCGCCCACCTCCTGGTCATCGACGCCGGACGGCACGGAACGCGCGCCGTCGTCGTGCGACGGAGCAGGTGCCCAGTGGTCGTCGTTCCCGACCGGCCCGCTCCCGGGCGCGGGGTGGTGGTCGGCGTCGGAGGGGACCCCGGTTCGGTCGCCACCCTCGATTTCGCCTTCCGCACGGCTTCGTGGCTGGGCGAGAGCCTGACCGTCGTCCACTGCTATCAGGAGGCCGAGCAGATGTCCGGGCACGCGCTCGTCTCGCCGCCCCACTCGGACCTCGCCGGCGAGCGGTTGCTGGTCGCCGAGACGCTGGCCGGCCTTCGCACGGGGTACCCCGAGGTCGCCGTCGGGGTCAGGATCGAGCGCGGTCTGCCTGAGGACGTCCTCGGCGACCTGGGCAACGACGCGGTGCTGGTCGTGGTCGGCGGGACGAGGCACGGACTGCTCACCGAGCGTACGATCGGCTCGGTCGCGCGCCGCCTCCTCGTGCGCGGGGCGTGCCCCGTGGCCGTGGTCCCCCACTCCCGTCGCGAGCAGCCGACAGCCTCCGGAGGATGACCCGTGCTCGGCCGGCCGCCCACAGGACTCGGGACCTTCGGCCCTGCCCCCGAGGCGAGGTCCGGTGCAGGGTGGTCGGTGAGTGCAAGGAGATGCCCATGTCGGACCCACGAGCGCGCCGCCAGGCCCGCCAGCACCTCGCTGACCGGTTGATCCTCGAGTACGCGGGCGCGGTCCCCGCCGGTCAGGTGCTGGCCGCCGTGCTGCGTGCCGAGCAGCTGTTGCAGGCGTACCACCCGGATGAGGCCAGGCGCATGACGCTGTGCGAGGAGCTCGTGCGGCACCGCCTGGTCGAGACCACGGCGGGGCGTCGCAGCTCCCGCCTCGTCGTCGCGTCCTGACCCGGCCGGGCATCTCGCCGAGGCCCCTCAGTCGACGCGCACGCGCTCACCGAGCACGGGGGCGACGGCGCAGATACCGAGCTCGTCCTCGATCCTCCCGGCAAGCGCCGCTGAGGAGTGCGGCTCGCCATGCACGACGTACACGGTCGTCGGTGGCGCGGCGGCCGACGCCACCCAGGCCACCAGGTCGTCGGCGTCGGCGTGTACCGAGAAGTCCGGCACGTCGACGACCTCGGCTCGCACCGGGACGTAGCG
This region of Nocardioides sp. L-11A genomic DNA includes:
- a CDS encoding ABC transporter ATP-binding protein, giving the protein MGSGRVAVRTCGLSKRFGRNVALARLDLTVAAGTICGFLGPNGAGKTTAIKLLAGLYRPTAGTVEVLGQDVSRARDRVQASIGYLPGDFTGYADQSGRRFLRLVTDLRGGVDPSFVAELAARLEVDLDRRIGTLSRGNRQKIGIIQAFMHQAPLLLLDEPTSGLDPLMQREFHLLLREARDRGQTALLSSHVLSEVAEVADDVAILREGTLLDLRSMAELRSGLTRRVDLRFADDVPATTIRQVAGVRNLDVRGPTARLDLAGEAAGLLRAVLPHDLRDVHIHDTDLADVFLGYYTKEAPRAHDLPQGAVGPATHAARLG
- a CDS encoding ABC transporter permease subunit; this encodes MLTICRKALWDQRRTLPAWASGLVLSIVLEAAMWPSISSMSSLDAYLTEFPDALKDMFAIDQMSTGTGFLNAELFSLMLPLLFVIFGILRGARGIAGEEEAGTLDLLLVTPLSTTRLLLGEALALTVAVVALGVATVGGTLAGSALFDLGIPARSAVAGASACTLLGLVHGLLALTAGAMLGRRGAAIGVATTAALAAYVLYVGGLFVDGLSDVRVISPFHQALHAGPLASAFPASFLSLVLASVGLVVLALPLWARRDIGAHR
- a CDS encoding response regulator transcription factor, translated to MAPETGSDRFTQSTVPDVGPGEENEEPSPIRVFLVDDHEVVRRGLRDLLEATGEFEIVGESGTAARATSIIPALRPDVAVLDGRLPDGTGMEVCRDVRSVDPTIQALILTSYDDDDALFTAILAGAAGYVLKQASSDALVDAVRLVAGGRCLIDPALTARVLDRVRRPGHERDTLAGITDREQDILELIADGLTNRQIGERLCLAEKTVKNYVSTLLGKLGLERRTQAAVLATRLRR
- a CDS encoding Hsp20/alpha crystallin family protein yields the protein MTQLARRGTFTPLTDVFDWLETTGPFRAVWNDSYIPVEEYVADGRYVVRADLPGIDPDKDVEVSIADDSLTIHGERHGEEHDKYRSEMHYGSFTRRLRLPHGCRAEDVTASYDAGVLTVSMPMAEPETAPVHIAITRGTQDAPFAS
- the ppsA gene encoding phosphoenolpyruvate synthase codes for the protein MSTRTTATKATSFVRPFTDICLSDIAEVGGKNAGIGELHRILVDTTVRVPDGFAVTADAYRHTLTRAGLWQPLSDIFADLDLDTPDDLARRAERARGLVGGADLPDDLLQQIRTAYRELEELHGPGVAVAVRSSATAEDLPEASFAGQHDSYLQVTGSAEVIAAVRRCFASAFTARGVHYRARHGYGQLDVALSVGVMTMIDSESSGVAFTLDPDSGHRGVVLVSSSWGIGENVVQGRVDPDEFHVHKASYEAGFRSVLHRRLGGKEIRTVVGPNGLHDEHTPEPDRRRFSLADEDVLDLAGAALAIERHVGRPMDVEWARDEAHRQMYVVQARPATGTASRDQAVLERFEVLSPGPVLVSGRAVGSRVATGRVRIVRSTDDLAAFRPGEVLVAGTTTPDWEPVMKTAAAVVTDRGGRTCHAAIIARELGLPAVVGCGEASALLRDGDEVTVSCAGGETGQVLEGAADVRIEHVRLDELPHPRTRMMVNLGNPSLALATSLLPCDGVGLARTEFIFSTSVRVHPLAALHPERVTDHDERARVEELVGPDGGSYVVQRLAEGVGMIAAAFHPRPVVVRLSDFKTNEYADLLGGADFEPSEENPMLGFRGASRYAHPAYAEGFALECEAMRRVRDEMGLTNVVLMLPFVRRLAEADLVLSRMAELGLARGRNGLEVYAMCEIPNNVVLVDDFARRFDGLSIGSNDLTQLTLGVDRDSDVVAFDYDERDPGVLRMIELAVDGCRRNGIHSGICGQAPSDHPDLAARLVRAGIDSISLSPDSLLPMLRGVHDAEEAMAAAAVPTAGSPRVWEPWCAAKETHSGAVVLLGDLAFKVKKPVRLDFLDFGDRESRQRICEREVELNRRLSPDVYLGVGSLSAPGEGAEPAVVMRRLPEERRLGHLVRSGQDVGDEVRAIAHQVAAFHARARTGPEIAREGTREALSGRWEANIARAGATGHPALSATSLAELSVLVSRFLAGRADLFADRLRRGAVVDGHGDLTADDVFCLDDGPRLLDCLEFDDRLRYVDRLDDIAFLAMGLDELGAPDAARLLVDTWAAALDDPAPPSLLHHFIAYRAFVRAEVGALRGAQHGADVESYLATALTHLRAGAVKLVLLGGPPASGKSTLAGSVADRLGMAVLSTDRIRKEIAGLDPATHAPASFGSGIYTAEHTRATYDAMLDRAERLLARGESVVLDGTWARAAQRAGAAELAARSAADLVELRCEIDEATARRRLVTRDSISDADEHVAARMRADADPWPTSDRVDTGTDLAASTDQACHLVRPDSPPPALPVGARPPS
- a CDS encoding universal stress protein, which encodes MSPAEVPHGAVVVAVDGGRPAAAARAWATAAATKERRPLVVTRSRLPARALDSLSARAHLLVIDAGRHGTRAVVVRRSRCPVVVVPDRPAPGRGVVVGVGGDPGSVATLDFAFRTASWLGESLTVVHCYQEAEQMSGHALVSPPHSDLAGERLLVAETLAGLRTGYPEVAVGVRIERGLPEDVLGDLGNDAVLVVVGGTRHGLLTERTIGSVARRLLVRGACPVAVVPHSRREQPTASGG
- a CDS encoding MBL fold metallo-hydrolase RNA specificity domain-containing protein, coding for MRAEVVDVPDFSVHADADDLVAWVASAAAPPTTVYVVHGEPHSSAALAGRIEDELGICAVAPVLGERVRVD